The nucleotide sequence AGGGAATATCTTGAAACGGCTTCAGACAACCATTTGCGTTTTATGGCCCTCGATCATGACATGGAAACGCTTGTTAAGTTCAGGCCGGCGAACCAAAACGCCCGCTTTCGATACGCGCTGGCCAATGCATTTACCTTAATGGCGGGGAATTATCAGACCGCCATACCGCGGGATTTCATGTTGCGATTTTGCTACCCGCGCAGGGATTTCAGGGGGTTTCGCAAAATATTCATCCCGCTGAAATATGAACTGGTTGATCTTCAACCGGAAGATTTTGATCTGGTCTACAGCGCCGGTCTGTACGACTATATTAAAACCTATCCCCTGGATGACACCAAAGGTACGGCCGGTCTTACAAAAAACCTGTTCGGCCTGGTAAAACCCGGCGGCAAACTCATTGTCGGAAACTTCAATTACAACAATCCCCGGGACCTTCGATTCGTTATGGAATATATTTATGGCTGGAAATTGATCTATCGCGAAGAAAATGAGATGTATGAGTTTCTAAGGGCGATTCCAACAAACGAAATCGAAGATGTCCAGTTGTTCACGGAACCGACCGGGATCAATTATTTTCTAAAGATCGTAAAGCAGGCTTAAGGCCGATATCAATCAGACACATATGCTTCGAGGGCCTCTCTATGTCTGAATTCACAAAACTCCACCCCCACATAGTTGCCCTCTATTTTTTTCACGATGCCTTCTTCGTACACAAAAGACATTTCAAGATCATCCAGATTAAACTTCAGTGCCAACCGATCACCCACATGCATGAATTGTTTTGAATTCAGATCGAATCCGATCCCGGACTTTGAAATATTTTTAACTTCGATGATACCCCTACGCTGGCTTCTTTCATGGACAAATGCGCCGGTTAACTCCGCGGCTTTTCTAAGGTGCCTGCGTTTGTCAAAAATGACAGAAAATGAGTGGCCGCAGGGGTATTTGAATTTCATGGGATCCCCGTTGTTATTGATGCGGTCCATCAGGGGGGTCAAATCCTTTTTCCATGACTTTCCGCACTCCGGACACGCAAACGCAGCAACATTTTTAAAATCGATAAAGACTTTTT is from Desulfobacterales bacterium and encodes:
- a CDS encoding PilZ domain-containing protein; amino-acid sequence: MAEKVFIDFKNVAAFACPECGKSWKKDLTPLMDRINNNGDPMKFKYPCGHSFSVIFDKRRHLRKAAELTGAFVHERSQRRGIIEVKNISKSGIGFDLNSKQFMHVGDRLALKFNLDDLEMSFVYEEGIVKKIEGNYVGVEFCEFRHREALEAYVSD